The Musa acuminata AAA Group cultivar baxijiao chromosome BXJ3-6, Cavendish_Baxijiao_AAA, whole genome shotgun sequence region tgaagcgaggcactcgagcctcgcctcgcctaaCCCGAGCGCCTAGAcgagcgcccgagcacctttttaaatcgctgtcgAAAAACATTCCCGTTTGCTCGGTAGAAAATAACCACTTAGTCAACCACATGATCAACCAATTCTGAATTGTAGATGTTTGATAGGAATAAAAAAAGAATTACGTAGGCAGCAAAATCCAGGTTCGTAGTAGCTTCTAGCTCATCAATTTGCTGTAAATTTACATCAAAAAGATGATTATGCAGATACAAATTTTAAGTTATTACTGTTGCGCGCACTGCACTCGGGCACCGCCATGAACATCGTCATCCTCATCGTATGCCTCCTGAGATTGGGCCTGTTTCCTCCGCATCTCCTCCTCGATGTTAACATTGTTTAGTATCGTCTCCTCGCATTCATCCAGCTCCATCTCTGTCATCTGTAACGCCTGCCTTGGAGGGAGCACCGCCTCGAGAGCCTTGCACTGATCCGGTGTCAATGAATCGGGGAAGTCAACGGTGAAGTGAATGTAGAGCTTCCCCCTCATGAAGGGCCGCTGGTACATTGGCATACCCTCATCATCGATTGCCTTGAATTGATCTGTGACAGCAGACAAATCACATTTAGAATCTAAGATCCATAGAATACTCCACTAGATTACATTGGCTCAAAGCTTACCAGGCTTAACAACTTCACCAGGATTCGATTTAATGAGCAGCTGCCTGTTGTCGAGGTGAGTCAAAACAAACTGGAAGCCACAGAGAGCCTCGGTGAGGGACAGCGTATGCTcataaaagatatcatcccccttTCTCTTGAACTTGGGGTGATCCTTCTGTTGAAGGATGAACACAATGTCTCCAGTGACGGTATCAGGCTGCAAGCATTCATCATGTATCCACCGTAAGAACATTGAAGTTCATCACAAGCAAGCATGTTAACAATTAGGTACCAAGGAAAAGGACATAAGAACATACCGCTTCGTCGGCCTCACCAGGGAAGGTGATCTTCTGACCATTTTGCATACCCTTCTCCACCACAACCTCCAGCACTTTCTTCTCCTGGACAACCTTCTCACCTTTGCATTGCGAGCAGCGATCCTTCTCATTGATGGTCTCCCCAGTCCCCTTGCAGTCATTGCATGGGTGCTGCATCTGCTGAATCATGCCCGGGCCAAACTGACGTATTGTCACCTTCATACCAATACCCTGACAGCCAGAGCACTTCATCGAAGCACCAGATTTTGAGCCCTTGCTGAACAAAGGTAAACAAAAATTAGTAACCAATTGTCCGAATCATGGAAACTAGCATCAGGGAGAAGTCGGAATCTCACCCCTTGCACTTCCGGCAGATGACATTTCGTGAGAGTGACAGCTTCTTAGAAGTTCCATTGTAGAGGTCTTCCAAAGACACCTTCAGAGGGTGGATCACGTCCTCCCCTCTCCTCTGCCTTCGTCCCCTGCTGCTTCCTCCTGTTACGTAGAGATAGATGACACAACTTAGTGGAGGGTTACAGGTCAAGaagaaggcatgatttcatatactacaAGATGACAAATCTGTAACATGAAGGTATACCTCCAAAGGGACTCCCACCAAAGAAAGACGAGAAAATATCGAATGGGTCATGGCCACCTCCACCACCCATTCCCTCCTTGAGGGCATCTTCACCATACTGATCATAGATCTCACGCTTTTCAGGATCACTCAGAACTTCATAAGCCTGAGCTAACTCCTTGAACTGAAAGAGGAATAAACAGTCTTTTCATTTCTTGAAATCAACAAACAGCATGATGGACTGATTGCATCACATAAACAACAGGCAAAGCATGCATTACAACCATCAAACGAATCCACAAGAAACATTTAGCACCACGTAGAATTGCCAATAGCAAGCTCGTCATGATAAACCATGTCAAGAGATTCATGCATTCAAGAAAATATTAAAGAACATTATTTTACGTGTTTCCTAAACGATGAACCAGGTTACAGAATAAGCGCGATTGCTGATTCGCTTGTTTATTGGATCCGTAATGCACAAAATTGATAACTTCAAAATAGATGCTGCAAGAAAGTGAACAAAAGAAGCTAATAGAAAACGTAGAATGAAAATTACGAATCGAAGCGTCCCACATAGTCCAATATGATAACAACCTGTATCGATCAACCACAGCCACCAGAATCTCTAGGATCTGCTACCAAAATAATAAGCAAATCAACGGAACAAATCAAAAGAATTCCAGAAAAACACATACAAAAGGACAGGGGGAAAGAACTATCTCTGCTACCGCAGATCTAATTTACGAACAAAACCGAGATCAGATCTGAAGGAGAACAAGGGAAACGAATCGATTATACGAGAGACATAGACTGATTCAGACCTTCTCGGGGTCGCCGCCCTTGTCTGGGTGGTTCTTGATGGCGGCCTTCCGGTAGGCCTTCTTCAGATCATCCTGCGACGCGCTCTTGGGCACCCCAAGTACCTCGTAGTACTTCGTGTTGTTGCTCTTCTTCGGCGCTCTTCCGAACATCTTCGAGGCCAAACACTAACTCGATCGGTCGATGGATCCCAAACCCCACCAAGACACGCACGAACCAAGCGATTCAAACTCCAAACCGCTCCGATTCCGTCGCCTGGATCGAAGAACCAAGGAGAACGAAACCCTGATTGGAATCCGCCGGGGAAGCGATGGGGTATTCAATGGACTCGCGGTCAAGCCTGGTTGGTTGGGTACGACAAATGCCAGATGGAAGCGGGCGTTTACGGAGGGGAGGGGCGGTTGAGGAGAAGACTCTAGAAGGTGGACTGACAGCCCATGTGGACTGTTAGATTAGATACGGACGGAGGGGATGGAGTTCTCTATGTTCGGTCGTCGACCGGTGGGAAGCCGTCGGACATGACCACAAAACGTGGGCACGGCGACGACTTCATCGGCACGTGGATAAAATGTGGTGGATTATGAAGGATTCATGGGAGATTC contains the following coding sequences:
- the LOC103989449 gene encoding dnaJ protein homolog yields the protein MFGRAPKKSNNTKYYEVLGVPKSASQDDLKKAYRKAAIKNHPDKGGDPEKFKELAQAYEVLSDPEKREIYDQYGEDALKEGMGGGGGHDPFDIFSSFFGGSPFGGGSSRGRRQRRGEDVIHPLKVSLEDLYNGTSKKLSLSRNVICRKCKGKGSKSGASMKCSGCQGIGMKVTIRQFGPGMIQQMQHPCNDCKGTGETINEKDRCSQCKGEKVVQEKKVLEVVVEKGMQNGQKITFPGEADEAPDTVTGDIVFILQQKDHPKFKRKGDDIFYEHTLSLTEALCGFQFVLTHLDNRQLLIKSNPGEVVKPDQFKAIDDEGMPMYQRPFMRGKLYIHFTVDFPDSLTPDQCKALEAVLPPRQALQMTEMELDECEETILNNVNIEEEMRRKQAQSQEAYDEDDDVHGGARVQCAQQ